One Clostridium estertheticum DNA segment encodes these proteins:
- a CDS encoding diguanylate cyclase, giving the protein MKKFLKIVLIVLIILLSSESFAFSNSISAISLTSEEQQWLTKNKDRVLTLGIDPYSGSEYFKYNGEEKGYLIPIIKIINKNLGTNIRLEASKSWGEVYSGLRNGSVDILFGANETAERDKFMTFTKPVSKSPYALIAKKEGDIHTIGDIDKRPIGFLKNDIVMELMPKIYKNIKYNKKIYNSEIELISALNNNKIDAFIITGGDAVYNYIYEFPDLNYTFKIDKITSDRTFSTRKEDKILAEILDKQISNLLGSNLPQLMNQSKIEYNMKIMSLTESERDWLKSNGEAIIGITKDYLPFDYYKDGIYGGISGEIIKNITVKTGIKFKYVYDDFDILKQKLIKGEINVLNIAKTDDRLKTILYPKPYSTERDIIVGKVGVKNAKDVFGLEGKNVAVIKGFWHNEYLRKNLTSVNIIETNNIQESLKLVHDGKADYLIENPSVLRFYVEDMQLFDIVQKGTTSTDSYLYYGISRNAPELASIIDKVIPLLDIDELFNAGYTEVPHQTSNQSNKRFIFIILGLASLILVIILFSIKLFKDLLNEKTKTSILREKEHLLYTDALTNVYNRNYYNDKVKDKLDACEYPQTIIVSDINNLKTVNDNYGHLIGDELLKCFADTLRQAFPGCKLILRMGGDEFHLILENTNDEQVDKDILKVKKIISEKTLTVDKHKSIKMSAAFGYATRKCSKENIDSIIALADKRMYEDKKKIKSSYSNK; this is encoded by the coding sequence TTGAAGAAATTTTTGAAAATAGTTTTAATTGTTTTAATTATACTGTTATCTTCCGAAAGTTTTGCATTTTCAAATTCAATTAGTGCAATATCTTTAACTAGTGAAGAGCAACAATGGTTAACTAAAAATAAAGACAGGGTTTTAACTCTTGGTATAGATCCCTATTCGGGAAGTGAATATTTCAAATATAACGGCGAAGAAAAGGGTTATTTAATTCCCATTATAAAAATTATCAATAAAAACTTAGGAACAAATATAAGACTTGAAGCATCAAAGTCTTGGGGAGAAGTTTATTCGGGGCTTCGAAATGGCAGTGTAGATATTCTTTTTGGCGCAAATGAAACCGCTGAAAGGGATAAATTCATGACTTTTACGAAGCCTGTAAGTAAGTCTCCTTATGCACTTATAGCTAAAAAAGAGGGAGATATACATACCATAGGTGACATTGATAAAAGACCCATAGGGTTTCTTAAAAATGATATTGTAATGGAACTAATGCCAAAGATCTATAAGAACATAAAGTATAACAAAAAAATCTATAACTCTGAAATAGAATTAATTTCAGCATTAAATAATAATAAAATTGATGCATTTATTATTACAGGGGGTGATGCTGTATATAATTATATTTATGAGTTTCCAGATTTAAATTACACATTTAAGATAGATAAAATAACCTCTGACAGAACCTTTTCCACAAGAAAAGAGGACAAAATTTTGGCTGAAATTTTAGATAAACAAATCAGTAATTTATTGGGTAGTAACCTACCTCAATTGATGAACCAAAGCAAGATTGAATATAACATGAAAATAATGAGTCTTACGGAAAGCGAAAGGGACTGGCTTAAAAGTAATGGCGAAGCAATTATAGGAATTACAAAGGATTATCTTCCCTTTGATTACTATAAGGATGGTATTTATGGAGGAATAAGTGGAGAAATCATCAAAAATATAACTGTTAAAACCGGTATAAAATTTAAATATGTTTATGATGATTTTGATATACTAAAGCAAAAGCTTATAAAAGGTGAAATAAATGTTTTAAATATTGCCAAAACGGATGATAGATTAAAAACCATATTATACCCAAAGCCTTATAGCACCGAAAGAGATATAATCGTTGGCAAAGTAGGGGTCAAAAATGCTAAGGATGTTTTTGGGCTTGAAGGTAAAAATGTTGCAGTGATAAAAGGCTTTTGGCATAATGAATATCTAAGGAAGAATCTCACTAGTGTAAATATTATAGAAACTAACAACATTCAGGAATCACTAAAGCTAGTTCATGATGGAAAGGCCGATTATCTTATAGAAAATCCAAGTGTACTTCGTTTTTATGTTGAAGATATGCAGCTATTTGATATTGTTCAAAAGGGTACAACAAGTACAGATTCCTACCTATATTATGGGATTTCCCGAAATGCTCCTGAACTTGCAAGTATAATTGATAAGGTTATTCCGCTTCTGGATATAGATGAATTATTCAATGCAGGGTATACTGAAGTACCTCATCAAACAAGCAATCAGAGCAATAAGAGGTTTATTTTTATAATTCTAGGGTTAGCTTCTTTAATACTTGTTATAATATTATTTTCAATTAAGTTATTTAAAGACTTGCTAAATGAAAAGACTAAAACATCAATCCTGAGGGAAAAGGAGCATCTTTTATATACAGATGCATTAACAAATGTTTACAATAGAAATTACTATAATGATAAAGTAAAGGATAAACTTGACGCCTGTGAATATCCTCAGACAATAATTGTTTCTGATATAAATAATTTGAAAACCGTTAACGATAATTATGGACACCTTATTGGTGATGAATTATTAAAATGTTTTGCTGATACGCTTAGACAAGCTTTTCCTGGTTGTAAGCTGATTCTAAGAATGGGTGGAGATGAGTTCCATCTAATATTAGAAAACACAAATGATGAGCAGGTGGACAAGGATATATTAAAGGTTAAAAAGATTATTTCAGAAAAAACCTTAACAGTTGATAAGCATAAATCTATTAAAATGTCAGCAGCCTTCGGATATGCCACAAGAAAATGTTCTAAGGAAAATATTGATAGTATAATTGCTCTTGCGGATAAGAGAATGTATGAGGATAAAAAGAAAATTAAAAGTAGTTATTCTAACAAATAA
- a CDS encoding sugar phosphate isomerase/epimerase family protein, translating to MSLPIALQLYSIKDETEKDFTEALRRVAKIGYSGVEFAGYGGLSSSELKALLRELGLKVCGSHVSLDELTKNIDNVIEYNLEIGSPYIICPFATYNSKVDYEEMAQTLNVLALKCSEKGILFGYHNHGHEFQEYQGEYGLDILYKEADAELVKAEIDTYWVQYAGLDPAQYIKKHAGRCDLIHIKDMEIVNGEKRSTEVGNGIMDFKTIIKEAEKQGAKWFIIEQEFFNEPCLKSVEIGYNNLKKLVEDIITDGKIELI from the coding sequence ATGAGTTTACCTATAGCTCTTCAATTATATAGTATTAAAGATGAGACAGAGAAAGACTTTACAGAGGCGTTAAGGAGAGTAGCTAAAATAGGCTATAGCGGAGTAGAGTTTGCTGGTTACGGTGGATTATCAAGTTCAGAGCTTAAAGCATTGCTCAGGGAGTTAGGTCTTAAGGTTTGCGGAAGTCATGTAAGTTTGGATGAATTAACAAAGAATATTGATAATGTAATAGAATATAATTTAGAAATTGGCAGCCCGTATATAATATGCCCTTTTGCTACATATAATAGCAAAGTAGATTATGAAGAAATGGCACAAACATTGAATGTTTTAGCTTTAAAATGTAGCGAAAAGGGGATATTATTTGGTTACCATAATCATGGGCATGAATTTCAAGAATATCAAGGGGAATATGGGCTAGATATTCTGTACAAAGAAGCTGATGCGGAACTGGTAAAAGCAGAAATTGATACTTATTGGGTTCAGTATGCAGGGCTGGATCCTGCTCAATATATAAAAAAACATGCAGGGCGATGTGATCTTATTCATATAAAAGATATGGAAATAGTAAATGGAGAAAAGCGTTCAACTGAAGTTGGAAATGGAATTATGGATTTCAAAACTATAATTAAAGAAGCTGAAAAGCAAGGAGCTAAATGGTTTATTATTGAGCAAGAATTTTTCAATGAACCTTGTTTAAAAAGTGTGGAGATAGGATATAACAATTTAAAGAAATTAGTTGAGGATATAATTACCGATGGAAAAATTGAATTAATATGA
- a CDS encoding leucine-rich repeat domain-containing protein, whose amino-acid sequence MMKKIPYIKSKCLNISIIFLFSISLVGCSSTKMASSNSANQQNSVSVQITESTVITFSDKNLEKTIREEIQCPTGDILKDDVDKITKLQNTKDKHITNLSGIENLANLTSLNLSNNQISNIEPLKGLTNLIDLNLSSNQMNNIEPLKSLINLTNLNLATNQMTNIEPLKGLTNLTNLNLAANKMTNIEPLKGLTNLTNLNLATNHMTNIEPLKGLTNLTNLNLATNHMTNIEPLKGLTKLTNLNLATNQISNVEPLKDLTNLTDLDLATNQMSNVEPLKGLANLTNLDLATNQMANMEPLKGLTNLNDLKLDANKIENFSPVSTYCKNLSKIDIVNTVITSKQMLISTNNQVTDITVVTFPDGELGKLIRDTLQHSTQDILKGDVDKITKLQNTQDENTANLSGLEDSTDLDSNTNKISIIEP is encoded by the coding sequence ATGATGAAGAAGATACCTTACATTAAATCTAAGTGTTTAAATATTTCTATTATTTTTTTATTTAGTATAAGCCTTGTTGGTTGTAGTTCTACAAAGATGGCATCATCAAACAGTGCTAATCAACAAAACTCAGTAAGTGTTCAGATTACAGAGAGTACAGTTATTACATTTTCAGATAAGAATTTAGAGAAGACTATAAGAGAGGAGATACAATGCCCTACTGGAGATATTTTAAAAGATGATGTTGATAAGATAACCAAACTTCAAAACACTAAGGACAAACATATTACGAACCTTTCAGGAATAGAAAATTTGGCTAATTTGACTTCATTAAATTTGAGTAATAATCAAATCAGTAACATAGAACCTTTAAAAGGACTAACTAACTTGATTGATTTGAATTTATCTTCAAATCAAATGAATAACATAGAACCTCTAAAAAGCTTAATTAACTTAACTAATTTGAATTTAGCTACAAATCAAATGACTAACATAGAACCCCTAAAAGGCTTGACTAACTTAACTAATTTAAACTTAGCTGCCAATAAAATGACTAACATAGAACCATTAAAAGGCTTGACTAACTTGACTAATTTGAATTTAGCTACTAATCATATGACTAACATAGAGCCATTAAAAGGCTTGACTAACTTGACTAATTTGAATTTAGCTACTAATCATATGACTAACATAGAGCCTTTAAAAGGTTTGACTAAACTGACTAATTTGAATTTAGCTACCAATCAAATTAGTAACGTGGAACCTCTAAAGGACTTGACTAACTTAACTGATTTGGATTTAGCTACTAATCAAATGAGTAACGTGGAACCACTAAAGGGACTCGCTAACTTAACTAATTTGGATTTGGCTACTAATCAAATGGCTAACATGGAACCATTAAAAGGTTTGACTAACTTGAATGATTTAAAATTAGATGCTAATAAAATAGAAAATTTTTCTCCAGTTAGCACCTATTGTAAAAATCTAAGCAAAATAGATATTGTGAATACAGTTATTACCTCTAAGCAAATGTTAATAAGCACCAATAATCAGGTTACAGATATTACAGTTGTTACATTTCCGGATGGTGAACTCGGAAAATTAATAAGAGATACATTGCAACATTCTACCCAGGATATTTTAAAGGGTGATGTTGATAAAATAACAAAACTTCAAAACACCCAAGACGAAAATACTGCTAATCTTTCAGGCCTAGAAGATTCCACTGATTTGGATTCAAATACTAATAAAATTAGTATTATAGAACCGTAG
- a CDS encoding ATP-binding protein, translating to MGKNKSRRTMVLGYISIACLSLIIILFSIYSMNKVCNESDFIIKKILPAKTFSTEILTSLINQETGIRAYIIKKDKGFLAPYYLGSNQVQGYYNSLDNLKDTELGMDTTNQLVDQMKSIETFFKEQIALVDNGNSYQAKLNLNEGKNLVDKFRTTDNILINKINLDVNISRNKVISAQKFQRYLLIFLGSVLTLGNLMFIRYIWNYTYEEVKKKNQLNKELQKLLISHEEFMANISHELKTPLNVIFSAIQLFQMYCQNGSLDQRRQTIIKYLDSMKLNSYRLSKLINNIVDSSKIQAGFFKLNLSNNNIVEVVEEIVMSVTNFTDIKGLHIIFDTDVEENIIACDPEMIQRIVLNLISNAIKFSNIGNEIFVDVKDKTKFVEISVKDNGIGIEEKNLDMIFDRFKQVDKSLSRNAEGTGIGLSLVKSIVELHGGSIYAESEFGKGSKFTVMLPSDKVIRENMIYSSKVRSEDESIRVELSDVYS from the coding sequence ATGGGTAAAAATAAAAGTAGGCGAACTATGGTATTGGGATATATTTCAATTGCTTGTCTATCATTAATAATAATATTATTTAGTATTTATAGTATGAATAAAGTATGTAATGAGTCTGATTTTATTATAAAAAAAATACTTCCTGCAAAAACATTTTCAACGGAAATTTTAACATCACTAATTAATCAGGAAACCGGTATTAGAGCCTATATCATTAAAAAAGACAAAGGTTTTTTAGCCCCCTATTATTTAGGAAGTAACCAAGTACAAGGATATTACAATTCTTTGGATAATTTGAAAGATACGGAATTAGGAATGGACACTACTAATCAACTTGTAGATCAGATGAAGTCCATTGAAACATTTTTTAAAGAGCAAATAGCATTGGTAGATAACGGCAATTCCTATCAGGCAAAATTAAATTTAAATGAAGGCAAAAATTTAGTTGATAAATTTAGGACTACTGATAATATACTAATAAATAAAATTAATTTAGATGTAAATATTTCACGTAACAAAGTTATAAGTGCCCAAAAATTTCAAAGGTATCTATTGATTTTTTTAGGTAGTGTACTTACTTTGGGTAATCTTATGTTTATTAGGTATATATGGAATTATACCTATGAAGAAGTTAAGAAAAAAAATCAACTGAATAAGGAATTACAAAAATTACTTATTTCACATGAAGAATTTATGGCAAATATTTCACATGAGCTTAAAACACCATTAAATGTGATTTTCTCAGCAATACAGTTATTTCAAATGTATTGCCAAAATGGCTCATTAGACCAAAGGCGCCAAACAATTATTAAATATCTTGACTCTATGAAACTAAACTCCTATAGATTATCTAAACTTATAAATAATATAGTTGATTCATCAAAAATTCAAGCAGGGTTCTTTAAATTGAACTTATCAAATAACAATATAGTGGAAGTTGTAGAAGAAATAGTGATGTCTGTAACTAATTTTACTGACATAAAAGGCCTACATATTATTTTTGATACAGATGTAGAAGAGAATATTATTGCTTGTGACCCAGAAATGATACAGAGAATAGTATTAAATCTTATATCAAATGCCATAAAATTTTCAAATATCGGGAATGAAATATTTGTAGATGTTAAGGATAAAACTAAATTTGTTGAAATCTCTGTTAAAGACAATGGTATTGGAATTGAAGAAAAGAACTTGGATATGATATTTGATAGATTTAAACAGGTAGACAAATCTCTATCAAGAAATGCAGAAGGTACGGGTATTGGTCTTAGTTTAGTTAAGTCAATTGTAGAATTACATGGTGGTAGTATATATGCTGAAAGTGAATTTGGGAAAGGAAGTAAGTTTACAGTTATGCTTCCTTCAGACAAGGTAATTAGGGAAAATATGATATATAGTAGCAAAGTGCGAAGTGAAGATGAAAGTATACGAGTGGAACTTTCAGATGTTTATTCCTAG
- a CDS encoding AIM24 family protein: MFNPDFSDAVRVIDSSTSSNNTVFEVLEYKKLRNGSVFNPTAANLSPSQYGGEKLRQVRININGGGVLVQPGELQFMKGPIQIEIQKNAPSASKGFFKNVGAGEASFTSKYYGKYGEIYLDPSHKYFYILELSNEELILDDGMFYCCEDSIELSVHTNKNIATGLVSGDGFRQPKLSGSGIAILESDVPFDEILIYELNNETLKIDGNFSIVIRGKIETKIEKSKREGYLQTFVGTGEVWIAPTRKNRPMNV, from the coding sequence ATGTTTAATCCTGATTTTTCAGATGCAGTAAGAGTAATAGATAGCTCAACAAGTAGTAATAATACCGTATTCGAAGTACTTGAATATAAAAAACTTAGAAATGGCAGTGTTTTTAACCCTACTGCTGCAAATTTATCCCCGTCGCAATATGGTGGGGAAAAGCTCCGCCAAGTGAGAATTAACATTAATGGAGGTGGGGTACTAGTACAGCCTGGTGAGCTCCAATTTATGAAGGGACCAATCCAAATAGAGATTCAGAAAAACGCACCTTCTGCCTCTAAGGGATTTTTCAAAAACGTGGGCGCTGGAGAAGCTTCCTTTACATCAAAGTATTATGGGAAATACGGGGAGATATATTTAGACCCCTCACATAAGTATTTTTATATTCTAGAGCTATCTAATGAAGAGCTTATTTTAGATGATGGAATGTTTTATTGTTGTGAAGATAGCATTGAGCTTTCTGTTCATACAAATAAAAATATTGCTACAGGCCTAGTAAGTGGAGATGGTTTTAGACAACCAAAACTAAGTGGAAGTGGTATTGCCATATTAGAAAGTGACGTTCCCTTCGATGAAATCCTCATTTATGAGTTAAATAATGAAACACTAAAAATTGATGGTAATTTTTCAATTGTTATAAGAGGCAAAATAGAAACAAAAATAGAAAAGTCAAAGCGCGAAGGATATTTACAAACATTTGTAGGAACAGGTGAGGTTTGGATTGCACCTACTAGAAAAAATAGACCAATGAATGTATAA
- a CDS encoding aldo/keto reductase, which produces MDKIKLGRTNLMVTRSGFGALPVQRVSFEEARNILRKAHDNGINFFDTARAYSDSEEKIGYSLSDVRSDIIIATKSHANDRKTLLEHLQISLQNLKTDYVDILQLHNPSILPDPENPEGLYAGLLEAKKRGLVRFIGITNHKIKNAMDAAASGLYDTIQFPLSSLSADIDLSLIKECSERNVGLIAMKALSGGLITNAASTFSFLRQFDNVVPIWGIQRETELDEFISLEKNPPILDESMWSIINKDRTELSGDFCRACGYCLPCPAGIEIPTAARISLLLKRAPYQGFLEDSFKEKMELINNCIECGHCKNHCPYKLDTPNLLKRELKNYNEFYAKHTPQR; this is translated from the coding sequence ATGGATAAAATAAAACTAGGAAGAACAAATTTAATGGTTACAAGAAGCGGCTTTGGTGCATTACCGGTGCAAAGAGTTTCTTTTGAAGAGGCTAGGAATATTTTACGAAAAGCTCATGACAATGGGATAAATTTTTTTGATACTGCAAGGGCATATTCCGATAGTGAAGAAAAAATAGGGTATTCTCTTTCAGATGTTAGAAGTGATATCATAATTGCAACTAAGAGCCATGCAAATGACAGAAAAACATTACTTGAGCATTTACAAATAAGTCTTCAAAATTTAAAAACAGATTATGTAGATATTCTTCAGTTACATAACCCAAGTATTCTTCCAGATCCTGAAAATCCAGAAGGCCTCTATGCAGGACTTCTAGAAGCTAAGAAAAGAGGACTTGTTCGTTTTATAGGGATTACAAATCATAAAATAAAAAATGCAATGGATGCAGCCGCCTCAGGATTATATGACACTATACAATTCCCACTAAGTTCACTATCTGCTGATATTGACTTAAGCTTAATTAAAGAATGTAGTGAAAGAAATGTGGGTCTCATTGCAATGAAGGCTCTTTCTGGAGGACTAATAACTAATGCCGCCTCGACCTTTTCCTTTCTAAGGCAATTTGATAACGTTGTTCCAATATGGGGAATACAAAGAGAAACTGAGTTAGATGAATTTATTTCTCTTGAGAAAAATCCACCAATACTCGACGAATCCATGTGGTCCATTATTAATAAGGATCGTACTGAGCTTTCAGGAGATTTCTGTCGTGCTTGCGGATATTGTCTTCCATGCCCTGCTGGAATTGAAATCCCCACAGCTGCACGAATATCACTTCTTCTTAAAAGAGCTCCTTATCAAGGATTCTTAGAAGATAGCTTTAAAGAAAAGATGGAACTTATAAATAATTGCATAGAATGTGGGCACTGTAAAAATCACTGCCCTTATAAGCTAGATACTCCAAATCTTTTAAAAAGAGAACTGAAAAACTACAATGAATTTTATGCTAAACATACCCCTCAAAGGTAA
- a CDS encoding zinc ribbon-containing protein: MYTTGQKPGKGDYKCTTCGEIVHLELDSDTLPICPKCRRSTYEKL, encoded by the coding sequence ATGTATACTACAGGACAAAAGCCAGGAAAAGGTGATTACAAATGTACTACTTGTGGGGAAATAGTTCATTTAGAACTAGACTCTGATACCTTACCTATATGCCCTAAATGTCGCAGATCTACTTATGAAAAACTATAG
- a CDS encoding DUF1450 domain-containing protein, translating to MIKLCKSNKSYDELSKALKDNNIEFEHKKCLSKCGMCHKSPFVKVHGEFITADSVEKLVKKLKKDK from the coding sequence ATGATTAAACTTTGCAAATCAAATAAAAGCTATGATGAGTTAAGTAAAGCACTAAAAGATAATAATATTGAATTTGAACATAAAAAATGCCTAAGCAAATGCGGCATGTGCCATAAATCTCCTTTTGTAAAAGTGCATGGTGAGTTTATCACCGCTGATAGTGTGGAGAAATTAGTTAAAAAATTAAAAAAAGATAAATAA
- a CDS encoding RNA degradosome polyphosphate kinase, with the protein MTVYSLPKYFISREISWLQFNERVLEEAQDTTNPLLERLKFIAIVSSNLDEFFMVRVGSLSDQITAEFDKKDPSGLSPREQMKQIGLLVHKLVYNQFNCYNRSLKKGLKKEKIKFLKSNNLSEIQVKYVENYYLKNIYPVLTPMVVNQSSPFPLISNKSLNIAVLLKDSKDENIFATIKAPSVIDRLIKIPDEEGISFMFLEDIIKMNLNSLFSGHEIIAASCYRITRNADMTLDEEGAEDLLEAIEESLKQRKWGTAVRLEIEKGMNVKLLEILERELEISSEQEYEINGPIDLTFLMKLGRTKGYEKLEYAPLKPQIPKPFLKFNSIFNAIAEKDILLHHPYESFDPIVELVKQAAVDPHVLAIKHTLYRVSGNSPIIEALVKAAEMGKQVTVLVELKARFDESSNILWAKQLEESGCHVIYGLVGLKTHCKILLVVRREEDGIKRYVHMGTGNYNDVTARLYTDIGLFTSNPYFGADASALFNMLSGHSKPTALYKFSLAPLQLRDRFLHMIFEEARNAKKGKKARIIAKVNSLVDMEIIEALYEASTAGVKIDLIVRGICCLKPGIPGVSENISVRSIVGRFLEHSRIFYFYNDGQEGIYLSSADWMTRNLDRRVELLFPIEDHESRNKIKEILDISLLDTEKARILNKDGIYIRVDRRGKELINSQEAFYALVLKDDSESKDKTHNLKEYWSENGFTPRVSEKSI; encoded by the coding sequence ATGACTGTTTATTCATTGCCTAAATATTTTATTAGTAGGGAAATAAGTTGGCTTCAATTTAATGAGCGTGTACTTGAAGAAGCACAGGATACTACAAATCCATTGCTGGAAAGATTAAAATTCATAGCTATTGTAAGCTCAAATTTAGATGAGTTTTTTATGGTTAGAGTTGGTTCACTATCGGATCAAATTACAGCTGAATTTGATAAAAAAGATCCATCAGGACTTTCACCACGAGAACAAATGAAGCAAATAGGACTATTAGTACATAAACTTGTTTATAATCAATTTAATTGTTACAATCGTTCATTAAAAAAAGGTCTTAAAAAAGAAAAAATTAAATTTTTAAAATCCAATAATTTGAGTGAAATCCAAGTTAAATATGTTGAAAATTATTATCTTAAAAATATTTATCCAGTACTAACACCTATGGTTGTTAACCAAAGCAGCCCTTTTCCACTTATATCCAATAAAAGCTTAAATATTGCAGTTCTACTAAAGGATAGCAAGGATGAAAATATATTTGCAACAATAAAGGCTCCTTCAGTTATAGATAGACTTATAAAAATTCCAGATGAAGAAGGAATATCCTTTATGTTTTTAGAAGATATTATTAAGATGAATTTAAATTCTCTTTTTAGTGGACATGAAATTATAGCTGCAAGTTGTTATCGTATTACCAGAAATGCAGATATGACCTTAGATGAAGAAGGAGCAGAAGATTTACTTGAAGCAATTGAAGAATCTCTAAAGCAACGTAAATGGGGCACGGCTGTGCGTCTTGAGATAGAAAAAGGTATGAATGTTAAATTACTTGAAATTCTTGAGAGGGAGCTTGAAATCTCAAGTGAGCAGGAGTATGAGATAAATGGTCCCATAGATTTAACCTTTTTAATGAAGCTGGGAAGAACTAAGGGTTATGAAAAATTAGAATATGCACCTTTAAAGCCACAGATACCAAAGCCGTTTTTAAAATTTAATAGTATATTTAATGCAATTGCAGAGAAGGATATTTTATTACATCATCCCTATGAATCCTTTGACCCAATTGTTGAGTTAGTTAAGCAAGCAGCTGTTGATCCACACGTTCTTGCAATAAAACATACCTTATACCGTGTAAGTGGAAATTCACCTATTATAGAAGCATTAGTAAAGGCTGCAGAAATGGGAAAACAAGTTACAGTCTTGGTAGAGCTTAAGGCAAGATTTGATGAAAGTAGTAACATACTTTGGGCAAAGCAATTAGAAGAATCAGGCTGTCACGTAATTTATGGTCTTGTGGGACTGAAAACTCATTGTAAAATATTGCTTGTAGTTCGAAGAGAAGAAGATGGAATTAAGCGTTATGTTCATATGGGAACAGGAAACTATAATGATGTTACTGCCAGGCTCTATACTGATATAGGCTTATTTACATCTAATCCATATTTTGGAGCAGATGCATCTGCTCTATTTAATATGTTATCAGGCCATTCTAAGCCAACAGCCTTATATAAATTTAGTTTGGCACCATTGCAGTTAAGAGATAGATTTTTACATATGATATTTGAGGAAGCAAGAAATGCTAAAAAAGGTAAGAAGGCTAGAATCATCGCAAAAGTAAACTCATTAGTTGATATGGAAATCATTGAAGCCTTATATGAAGCTTCCACTGCGGGAGTAAAAATTGATTTAATAGTGCGAGGAATTTGTTGTCTAAAACCAGGAATACCAGGAGTAAGCGAAAATATTTCTGTTAGAAGCATTGTAGGAAGATTTTTAGAACATAGTCGTATTTTCTATTTTTATAATGACGGACAGGAAGGAATTTATCTATCAAGTGCAGATTGGATGACTAGAAATTTAGATAGAAGGGTAGAACTTTTATTTCCAATTGAAGATCATGAGTCAAGAAATAAAATAAAAGAGATTTTAGATATTTCACTATTAGATACCGAGAAGGCTAGAATTTTAAATAAGGATGGGATTTATATAAGGGTTGATAGAAGAGGAAAAGAACTGATCAATAGTCAAGAAGCGTTTTATGCTCTTGTACTTAAAGATGATAGCGAGTCAAAGGATAAAACCCATAATTTGAAGGAATATTGGTCAGAGAACGGCTTTACACCAAGGGTATCTGAAAAATCCATATAG